One Vulcanisaeta thermophila DNA segment encodes these proteins:
- a CDS encoding lysylphosphatidylglycerol synthase transmembrane domain-containing protein, translating into MGSRGYTERDTLRDVAFVVVSIATIAVTILILVHAGLAKLVYEIPRYPLYLVLAEVIYIIQLLIVGLRLSIIFNRGMGYRVGIGELFQLAMAQTFASLIVPGFYIGGEAISITYLTQRGLPTTRATEGILMRYTLDTLVVSATTITLLLTLYPGKFVITLIVALVLFIAYLVLLLSIISMRLGQLIERIMRWLTGKFASLRKYIVLTENEVYGMKFAHRDLAALILLTVIQWFLSGLTVTLIFKSLGVNVGFITGLLVSASYVVLTYVSILPGSAGIGELANLYLLSVLGLSTYFVSYDVWFRVVTYIAPLILLLPQFLHFTRRIMNVVRY; encoded by the coding sequence TTGGGCTCTAGAGGATACACCGAGCGTGATACTCTGAGGGACGTGGCCTTTGTGGTAGTTTCCATAGCCACCATAGCAGTAACCATACTAATCCTAGTCCATGCGGGACTTGCCAAGTTAGTGTATGAGATCCCAAGGTACCCCCTGTACCTGGTGCTTGCGGAGGTTATCTACATCATTCAATTATTAATTGTTGGTCTCAGACTCAGTATAATCTTCAATAGGGGTATGGGGTATAGGGTGGGTATTGGTGAGTTGTTTCAGTTGGCCATGGCCCAAACCTTCGCCTCATTAATAGTGCCGGGTTTCTACATTGGTGGTGAGGCAATCTCAATAACATACCTAACCCAAAGGGGCTTACCCACCACTAGGGCCACAGAGGGCATACTAATGAGGTATACCCTGGACACACTGGTGGTCTCAGCCACAACAATCACATTATTACTAACACTATACCCAGGTAAATTTGTCATAACGTTGATAGTGGCCCTCGTACTATTCATAGCATACCTCGTACTCCTCCTCTCGATAATCAGCATGAGGCTTGGACAATTGATTGAGAGGATTATGAGGTGGCTCACGGGTAAATTCGCATCCCTAAGGAAGTACATAGTGCTAACTGAGAATGAAGTATACGGCATGAAATTCGCACACAGAGACCTTGCAGCGCTAATACTCCTAACAGTTATACAGTGGTTCCTGTCAGGCCTAACAGTAACGTTAATATTCAAGTCCCTTGGCGTCAACGTTGGTTTCATAACGGGCCTATTAGTCTCGGCATCATACGTGGTGCTCACCTACGTATCCATACTACCCGGCTCCGCGGGGATTGGCGAGCTGGCGAACCTATACCTATTGAGTGTCCTGGGATTATCCACGTACTTCGTTAGTTACGACGTTTGGTTTAGGGTGGTTACGTACATAGCACCCCTAATCCTCCTACTACCGCAATTCCTCCACTTCACTAGGAGGATTATGAATGTGGTGCGGTATTAG
- a CDS encoding DEAD/DEAH box helicase, with product MINSDRLTVVKYILSDDFIKELSGDRAHVILYVNEEKPVEVRMGPSVGELGLPKQLVDVLVSMGVERLYEFQWESYRSIVNGESVVVMAGTGVGKTEAFLLPIIMRIVKNSDRALIIYPTKALARDQLGRINTYVRPLGISALPYDGDTPSDVRARVYGDPPSILITNPDMISEALAHVGKFRELISKYSIVVLDDFHVYNGVFGAHVHYVLRRLGRFMRSTQFVVSTATVGNPLEFARELLGVDDLRLIQGPMGRRGIVRHLLIKPIGRGRIAEAVELARVCVREGRKCLVFADSHRFVELMKRMVDRAGFGDVVRVHRAGLTVEERHEVEDGFKMGKYLVLLTTPTLELGIDIGDVDVAVMATIPPSYSKYLQRSGRVGRRGQTSYVIQILGDDPMSTYYTSNPREFYNRSPEPLFVESRNEDIARAHCLLMTYERPVRVGSLNDFCEYVLKLLMGEGYVEVRGNYYVVTPKGKELIRALRGIRGIGDVVRIVNERNRVIGHRELPMALKELHEGAVYMHGGRIYEVTRLDLSKRVAHVRALPNDYDLYTTALHYSEPRINTVISEGKLYSTPYQYADLTIKEVVYGYVVKRLSSGEVVATRRLQEPLTYEFRTKGIVIYAPLIRFTPFDAVDELERGKAYHALEHIMIMVGETLVGAGPTDMGGISFPTGHIVIYDSYPGGSGASKMLISRLKEDLNISLSILTHCSCTDGCPRCVYSPYCGNDNHYLSRRNAIKVAEAIINNTPGEVSKLPSVGPYD from the coding sequence GTGATTAATAGTGATAGGCTGACCGTGGTTAAGTACATACTCTCGGATGACTTCATTAAGGAGCTTAGTGGTGATAGGGCCCACGTGATACTCTACGTAAATGAGGAGAAACCCGTGGAGGTTAGGATGGGCCCCTCGGTGGGGGAGTTGGGGCTTCCTAAGCAGTTGGTTGATGTCCTGGTTTCCATGGGCGTAGAGAGGCTTTATGAATTCCAGTGGGAGAGTTATAGGTCCATTGTTAATGGGGAGAGCGTTGTCGTGATGGCTGGTACTGGCGTGGGTAAGACCGAGGCATTCCTACTGCCCATAATAATGAGGATTGTGAAGAATAGCGATAGGGCATTGATTATTTATCCAACGAAGGCCCTAGCCCGTGACCAACTGGGTAGGATAAACACCTACGTGAGGCCCCTTGGGATAAGCGCACTACCCTACGATGGTGACACACCCAGTGATGTCAGGGCTAGGGTCTATGGTGACCCACCGAGCATATTAATAACGAACCCAGACATGATCAGTGAGGCCCTGGCTCACGTGGGTAAGTTCAGGGAGTTAATTAGTAAGTACAGTATCGTGGTTCTGGACGACTTCCACGTCTACAACGGCGTCTTTGGTGCCCATGTCCATTACGTACTGAGGAGGCTGGGTAGGTTTATGAGGAGTACCCAGTTTGTGGTTTCCACGGCCACCGTGGGTAACCCCCTGGAGTTCGCCAGGGAGCTCCTCGGCGTTGATGATCTAAGGCTTATCCAGGGACCCATGGGTAGGAGGGGCATTGTTAGGCACCTACTCATTAAGCCCATTGGTAGGGGTAGGATTGCGGAGGCTGTGGAGTTGGCCAGGGTCTGCGTTAGGGAGGGTAGGAAGTGCCTTGTCTTTGCTGACAGTCATAGGTTCGTGGAGCTTATGAAGAGGATGGTGGACAGGGCTGGGTTTGGTGATGTGGTTAGGGTTCATAGGGCTGGCTTGACCGTTGAGGAGAGGCATGAGGTTGAGGATGGATTTAAGATGGGTAAGTACTTGGTCCTACTCACCACACCAACCCTGGAGCTTGGCATAGACATTGGTGACGTGGACGTCGCCGTCATGGCAACAATACCACCAAGCTACTCCAAGTACCTGCAGAGGAGTGGTAGGGTTGGTCGTAGGGGCCAAACCTCCTATGTAATCCAGATACTTGGTGATGACCCCATGAGCACGTACTACACATCAAACCCCAGGGAGTTCTACAACAGGAGCCCAGAGCCACTCTTCGTGGAGAGTAGGAACGAGGATATTGCCAGGGCCCACTGCCTCCTCATGACCTACGAGAGGCCCGTGAGGGTTGGCTCCCTAAATGACTTCTGCGAGTACGTGCTTAAGCTACTCATGGGCGAGGGCTACGTGGAGGTTAGGGGTAATTACTACGTGGTTACGCCGAAAGGTAAGGAGCTCATCAGGGCCCTGAGGGGTATTAGGGGTATTGGTGATGTGGTTAGGATTGTTAATGAGAGGAATAGGGTCATTGGGCATAGGGAGTTACCCATGGCACTTAAGGAGTTGCATGAGGGTGCCGTGTACATGCATGGTGGTAGGATTTACGAGGTAACGAGGCTAGACCTTAGCAAGAGGGTGGCCCACGTCAGGGCGCTGCCCAATGATTACGACCTCTACACCACCGCCCTACACTACTCAGAGCCCAGGATAAACACCGTGATAAGTGAGGGTAAGCTCTACAGTACGCCTTACCAATACGCGGACCTCACAATTAAGGAGGTGGTCTATGGGTACGTGGTGAAGAGACTATCCAGCGGTGAGGTGGTGGCCACAAGGAGGCTTCAGGAGCCATTAACCTATGAGTTCAGGACCAAGGGCATTGTTATCTACGCACCACTCATTAGGTTCACACCATTCGACGCAGTTGATGAACTTGAGAGGGGGAAGGCTTACCACGCGCTTGAGCACATAATGATAATGGTGGGCGAAACCCTAGTGGGTGCAGGGCCCACTGACATGGGTGGTATCTCCTTCCCCACGGGGCACATTGTGATTTACGACTCATACCCAGGGGGTTCAGGGGCCAGTAAGATGCTGATCAGTAGGCTTAAGGAGGACTTGAACATCTCATTGAGTATACTAACCCATTGCTCCTGCACAGATGGATGCCCAAGGTGCGTCTACTCACCCTACTGTGGTAATGACAATCATTACCTGTCAAGGAGGAATGCCATTAAGGTTGCCGAGGCCATAATAAACAACACACCCGGGGAGGTGAGCAAGCTACCCAGTGTTGGTCCCTATGACTAA